One Falsarthrobacter nasiphocae DNA segment encodes these proteins:
- a CDS encoding glycerophosphodiester phosphodiesterase — MAEPRVGSAPYLLNRAGGPLAGQPLGIAHRGLPRNGEENTLLAFEHAVGLGYAYLELDIRTTADGHVVVFHDEDLDALTDARGRVGEKTLAEIRRITAGGEPLVTLDELFHRAALAWPRARFNIDIKDAGGAEPLARLIHRYRFEGRVLVTSFSDERRAACVAEYERLSGRRSLAQSPGMGLVAAFVLAGPLGLSSALRGRLEGVVAFQVPERHWGIPVVTRGFVRRAHALGIQVHVWTVNERERMERLLGLGVDGIVTDAGDTLADVLAERGAWPQSTGTTAA, encoded by the coding sequence ATGGCTGAGCCGCGCGTGGGGAGCGCCCCCTACCTTCTCAACCGGGCGGGCGGGCCCCTCGCGGGCCAGCCGCTCGGGATCGCCCACCGGGGTCTTCCCCGCAACGGGGAGGAGAACACCCTCCTCGCCTTCGAGCACGCGGTGGGCCTCGGGTACGCCTACCTCGAGCTGGACATCAGGACGACGGCGGACGGCCACGTCGTCGTCTTCCACGACGAGGACCTCGACGCGCTCACGGACGCCCGGGGGCGCGTGGGGGAGAAGACGCTCGCGGAGATCCGCAGGATCACCGCGGGAGGCGAGCCGCTCGTGACCCTCGACGAGCTCTTTCACCGTGCTGCGCTGGCCTGGCCGCGGGCGCGGTTCAACATCGACATCAAGGACGCTGGCGGCGCCGAGCCGCTGGCCCGCCTCATCCACCGCTACCGGTTCGAGGGCCGGGTCCTCGTGACGTCCTTCAGCGACGAGCGCCGCGCCGCCTGTGTGGCGGAATACGAGAGGCTGTCAGGGCGGCGGTCCCTGGCCCAGTCCCCTGGCATGGGACTCGTGGCGGCGTTTGTCCTGGCCGGGCCGCTCGGCCTCAGCTCGGCCCTGCGTGGCAGGCTCGAGGGGGTCGTCGCGTTCCAGGTCCCCGAGAGGCACTGGGGCATTCCTGTGGTGACGCGCGGGTTCGTCCGCCGCGCGCACGCCCTGGGGATCCAGGTGCACGTGTGGACGGTCAACGAGCGCGAGCGCATGGAGCGCCTCCTGGGCCTCGGCGTGGACGGGATCGTCACCGACGCCGGGGACACGCTCGCGGACGTCCTCGCCGAGCGGGGCGCGTGGCCCCAGAGCACCGGGACGACGGCGGCCTAG
- a CDS encoding HAD family hydrolase translates to MTPVRLIACDLDGTIVSHGTHAVSPRSVAAFGAARAAGYEVVFVTGRPPWYLAPLTESMGAAGHRIGRIICSNGAAVYDLESEEILATEPLPTHHAIETIEAVRALAPGVAFAAEALTGPVIEQPFLPAGFEAGLVVEDLAEALREDGSVFEGGVLKLHVFDPSGPDPDEFLARAAAGVSPDAYATRSVAGMAVFEVGRADVTKARTLGEYAHALGVGPEEIVAFGDMPNDLEMLRWVGTGFAMASGHPDVVAAADRTAPPIQEDGVAQVLEHLVATGELPAGLDRSGGDLGAGSHG, encoded by the coding sequence GTGACCCCGGTCCGGCTGATTGCCTGCGACCTCGACGGGACGATCGTCAGCCACGGCACGCACGCGGTGAGCCCGCGGAGCGTCGCGGCGTTCGGGGCGGCGAGGGCTGCGGGCTACGAGGTGGTCTTCGTGACCGGACGCCCCCCGTGGTACCTCGCTCCCCTGACGGAGAGCATGGGCGCCGCAGGCCACCGGATCGGCCGGATCATCTGCTCCAACGGGGCGGCGGTGTATGACCTCGAGAGCGAGGAGATCCTCGCGACCGAGCCATTGCCGACGCACCACGCGATCGAGACCATCGAGGCTGTCCGCGCCCTGGCCCCGGGGGTCGCGTTCGCGGCGGAGGCCCTGACCGGGCCGGTCATCGAGCAGCCGTTCCTCCCGGCCGGCTTCGAGGCGGGGCTCGTGGTCGAGGACCTCGCGGAGGCGCTTCGCGAGGACGGAAGCGTGTTCGAGGGCGGGGTGCTCAAGCTGCACGTCTTCGACCCCTCCGGCCCGGACCCGGACGAGTTCCTGGCCCGCGCCGCAGCGGGGGTCTCCCCGGACGCGTACGCGACGCGCTCCGTGGCGGGCATGGCGGTGTTCGAGGTGGGCCGCGCGGACGTGACCAAGGCTCGCACCCTCGGCGAGTACGCGCACGCCCTCGGGGTGGGCCCGGAGGAGATCGTCGCGTTCGGCGACATGCCCAACGACCTTGAGATGCTCCGCTGGGTGGGAACGGGGTTCGCCATGGCCTCGGGCCACCCGGACGTCGTCGCGGCGGCGGACCGCACAGCGCCGCCGATCCAGGAGGACGGCGTGGCGCAGGTTCTCGAGCACCTGGTGGCCACGGGCGAGCTCCCCGCGGGGCTTGACCGCTCCGGGGGCGACCTCGGCGCGGGGAGCCATGGCTGA
- a CDS encoding YbhB/YbcL family Raf kinase inhibitor-like protein has product MFDPYDRLPDVPSFPVTSESFEDGQPLPKAQAAPESVSPQLSWSGVPEGTKSLAITCLDPDAPTGSGFWHWLVANLPADLTSLPAGEDVSEGALVLVNDGGSRDYTGAAPPAGHGPHRYMFVVHALDVEKLDLPEDASGAKMGFMMFGHTLGRGRIVGTYETPGEGE; this is encoded by the coding sequence GTGTTTGACCCGTATGACCGCCTTCCGGATGTCCCCTCGTTCCCTGTCACGAGCGAGTCGTTCGAGGACGGGCAGCCGCTGCCCAAGGCGCAGGCTGCGCCGGAGAGCGTCTCGCCCCAGCTGTCCTGGTCGGGCGTGCCGGAGGGAACGAAGAGCCTGGCCATCACGTGCCTGGACCCGGACGCTCCCACGGGCTCGGGCTTCTGGCACTGGCTCGTTGCCAACCTCCCCGCGGACCTGACCTCCCTCCCAGCCGGTGAGGACGTCTCGGAGGGCGCCCTGGTTCTGGTGAACGACGGCGGGTCCCGCGACTACACGGGCGCCGCCCCGCCGGCGGGCCACGGCCCTCACCGCTACATGTTCGTGGTCCACGCCCTCGACGTCGAGAAGCTGGACCTCCCCGAGGACGCGAGCGGCGCGAAGATGGGCTTCATGATGTTCGGGCACACGCTGGGGCGTGGGCGGATCGTCGGGACCTACGAGACGCCTGGCGAGGGCGAGTGA
- a CDS encoding GTP pyrophosphokinase, whose translation MRQRRHLSATGHDHTTSAELARSVRASVEEYIRLRPALEAVTADVTEKITQIFEGSTVRPLFIASRTKSVESFEEKASRVLPAMDEDETETLIFPDPLKNLNDLVAVRVIVTLPHEIREAAGLIKRARDIFDCRGDKEKDTGSIESGTYGYSSRHLILRTLQNDAVRHYQSLLPDADPNPNGAYFFEVQIRTVFAHAWSEIEHDIRFKSADRRAWSPTFDRQFTATAAMLEKVEETFEDLNDAYTRVSEFWDPEYGGAVPLTPARIREVWETLLPHVDRKFDDDWGWAAELLAAHEVERTDRLCELLDANRIRHVRSALDHRYSPGPDRLLDDVLLWEFGQGHIDRTAPEGDDELRSRRASLSRRLRQMRTYRRLHPEDFPPPLAREAESGA comes from the coding sequence ATGCGGCAGAGGCGCCACTTGTCCGCCACGGGCCACGACCACACCACCTCGGCCGAGCTCGCGCGCAGCGTTCGCGCGTCCGTGGAGGAGTACATCCGCCTCCGTCCTGCCCTCGAGGCCGTCACCGCCGACGTCACGGAGAAGATCACACAGATCTTCGAGGGCTCAACCGTGCGGCCCCTCTTCATCGCCTCCCGGACGAAATCGGTGGAGAGCTTCGAGGAGAAGGCGTCGCGCGTCCTGCCTGCCATGGACGAGGACGAAACCGAGACGCTCATTTTCCCGGACCCCCTCAAGAACCTCAATGACCTTGTCGCCGTGCGCGTCATCGTCACTCTGCCCCACGAGATCCGGGAGGCGGCCGGGCTCATCAAGAGGGCCCGCGACATCTTCGACTGCCGGGGGGACAAAGAAAAGGACACGGGATCCATCGAGTCCGGCACCTATGGATATTCGAGCCGACACCTCATCCTGCGGACCCTGCAGAATGACGCAGTCCGCCATTACCAGTCCCTCCTTCCGGACGCGGACCCCAACCCCAACGGGGCATATTTCTTCGAAGTGCAGATCCGGACGGTCTTCGCACACGCATGGAGCGAGATCGAGCACGACATCCGCTTCAAGTCCGCCGACCGCCGCGCCTGGTCCCCCACCTTTGACCGGCAATTCACGGCCACGGCCGCGATGCTGGAAAAGGTCGAGGAGACGTTTGAGGACCTCAATGACGCCTACACGCGCGTCAGCGAATTCTGGGATCCCGAGTACGGCGGCGCCGTGCCCCTCACACCCGCCCGCATCCGCGAGGTGTGGGAGACGCTCCTGCCTCACGTGGACCGCAAGTTCGACGACGACTGGGGGTGGGCGGCCGAGCTCCTCGCCGCCCACGAGGTTGAGCGGACGGACCGGCTGTGCGAGCTCCTCGACGCCAACCGCATCCGCCACGTCCGCAGCGCCCTGGATCACCGGTACTCACCGGGACCGGACCGCCTGCTCGACGACGTCCTGCTCTGGGAGTTCGGGCAGGGGCACATCGACAGGACTGCCCCCGAGGGTGACGACGAGCTGCGCTCCCGCCGTGCGTCCCTCTCCCGCAGGCTCAGACAGATGCGCACGTACCGGCGCCTCCACCCGGAGGACTTCCCTCCCCCGCTGGCCCGTGAGGCAGAATCGGGAGCGTAA
- a CDS encoding ATP dependent DNA ligase: protein MEQDVIIVGWRAGRGARSRRIGSLLVAVPRGLELHYVGRVGTGFKDAELAQLTARLRHMTRKLPPTDNEIPTSDAKDAHWVRPALVGRVAYQGFSEHGRYLSPVWKGWLQDKTPSEVASLPGEEAH from the coding sequence ATGGAGCAGGACGTCATCATTGTGGGATGGCGTGCCGGGCGAGGCGCGCGATCGCGACGTATCGGATCCCTGCTCGTGGCTGTCCCGCGGGGTCTCGAGCTCCACTATGTCGGGCGCGTTGGCACCGGGTTCAAGGACGCGGAGCTGGCACAGCTGACCGCTCGCCTGCGTCACATGACGCGCAAGCTACCGCCGACGGACAACGAGATCCCCACCTCGGATGCCAAGGACGCGCACTGGGTGCGCCCGGCGCTGGTCGGGAGGGTGGCCTATCAAGGGTTCTCCGAGCATGGACGGTATCTGAGCCCGGTCTGGAAGGGCTGGCTTCAGGACAAGACCCCCTCGGAGGTCGCTTCCTTGCCGGGTGAAGAGGCCCACTAG
- a CDS encoding VOC family protein, with protein sequence MATVSSCLWFNGQAEEAAELYVSLVPGSRVTSVSRYGEGASFPAGTAIMVEFELAGVQFQALNGGPQFPPSEYFSISLLCEDQAEVDALWDGLVSDGGEEGQCGWLKDRFGVSWQVVPRRLGELMAAGGESAGRVGAAMMGMSRLVVSELEATSEDTAPGETAAGNPGSSAAPDSSTAPEASPEQADPPAPLVPSPAGPLSSLTVALVPGVQPGKWLDRWAERRPDVPAVVVHVDEAAQLDALATAHVLFARTGPDGAPVRGREGLLTIPLYAEAPVAVLPREHVGALAEEMPVCALADDELLDVASLGYEAASGLAGNGAGVAVVPQAVARVFGRRDTETRPLTDTDPGTLGLESLAPQGARAELLEGTRVWLCFDKAWQDPATGQNHPVIEEFVGIVRGRRAESSRQPSVQERQQAEAQRRLKERQGSSSSVDDDGAAGRGRSRAGGSGQRNGGRGAGGGGARSGVRGAKAGRGGQSGRAGQGGRGGRGGGKGTGGKGRR encoded by the coding sequence ATGGCCACGGTGTCATCGTGCCTCTGGTTCAACGGGCAGGCCGAGGAGGCGGCGGAGCTGTACGTGTCGCTTGTGCCCGGCTCCCGCGTCACCAGTGTGAGCCGGTACGGGGAGGGGGCGTCCTTCCCTGCGGGCACGGCCATCATGGTCGAGTTCGAGCTGGCCGGCGTGCAGTTTCAGGCCCTCAATGGGGGCCCGCAGTTTCCCCCGAGTGAATACTTCTCCATCTCCCTCCTCTGTGAGGACCAGGCCGAGGTGGACGCGCTGTGGGACGGCCTCGTCTCGGACGGCGGGGAGGAAGGCCAGTGCGGCTGGCTCAAGGACCGGTTCGGCGTCTCGTGGCAAGTGGTGCCGCGACGCCTCGGCGAGCTCATGGCCGCTGGCGGGGAATCGGCGGGGCGGGTCGGTGCCGCAATGATGGGCATGTCCCGGCTCGTGGTGTCCGAGCTCGAGGCCACATCTGAGGACACTGCCCCAGGGGAAACCGCCGCAGGCAACCCAGGCAGCAGCGCCGCACCGGACAGCAGCACGGCCCCGGAGGCGAGCCCCGAGCAGGCCGACCCCCCAGCCCCGCTTGTCCCCAGTCCCGCTGGGCCACTGTCCTCCCTCACGGTGGCTCTGGTCCCCGGTGTCCAGCCCGGCAAGTGGCTGGACCGGTGGGCGGAGAGGCGTCCGGACGTGCCGGCCGTCGTCGTCCATGTCGACGAGGCCGCCCAGCTCGACGCGCTGGCGACCGCCCACGTTCTCTTTGCCCGGACCGGCCCGGATGGCGCGCCGGTGCGCGGGCGCGAGGGCCTGCTGACCATTCCCCTCTATGCGGAGGCGCCCGTGGCCGTGCTGCCGCGCGAGCACGTGGGGGCCCTCGCGGAGGAGATGCCGGTGTGCGCCCTCGCCGACGACGAGCTCCTGGACGTGGCGAGCCTCGGGTATGAGGCGGCGAGCGGCCTCGCGGGGAACGGCGCGGGCGTTGCGGTGGTGCCGCAGGCGGTCGCGCGCGTCTTTGGGCGGCGCGACACGGAGACCCGCCCTCTCACGGATACGGACCCGGGCACCCTGGGCCTCGAGAGCCTCGCCCCCCAGGGTGCCCGCGCTGAGCTTCTCGAGGGAACGCGGGTGTGGCTGTGCTTCGACAAGGCGTGGCAGGACCCGGCCACGGGACAGAACCATCCGGTCATCGAGGAGTTCGTGGGGATTGTGCGCGGCAGGCGCGCGGAGAGCTCGCGTCAGCCTTCGGTGCAGGAGCGGCAGCAGGCGGAGGCGCAGCGTCGCCTGAAGGAGCGGCAGGGCTCCTCCTCTTCAGTCGACGACGACGGGGCCGCGGGGCGCGGGCGCTCGCGGGCCGGAGGGTCAGGGCAGCGCAACGGCGGGCGCGGTGCCGGTGGCGGCGGTGCCCGGAGCGGCGTCCGCGGTGCCAAGGCGGGCCGCGGGGGTCAGAGCGGACGCGCGGGCCAAGGCGGCCGAGGTGGCCGCGGGGGCGGCAAGGGAACCGGCGGCAAGGGGCGCCGATAG
- a CDS encoding stealth conserved region 3 domain-containing protein — protein sequence MELAVTEAVTPDVVFHGGPEPEPRSRDVREVSSSAAGARFANRSDITHHQGRYTLINKGLTPHEAMVEDLLFVREVLESAGLRYMLVRGNDARPVVAIDWADRKRLREALVAACQTEPFYAMAVDSKKSEAVLVSDGKISPSKSSRMIRLYRPRLDPAGGLSYGQGTGVQIELWRWEGQELHLPIENSVTRRRLPAEEAVRGTVERFGHTWPTIENMFADHATDIRFEIDVVFSWVDGNNKDFQRYRASFMENAVVGEGDDAEARFRQINELKYALRSIHMFAPWVRRIYICTDSPVPAWLNEEHEQIRIVRAADHFEDTSVLPVFNSQAIEAQLQNIEGLSEHFLYSNDDMFLGRPLGPDMFFSPGGITKFIEADTRIGLGDNHLDRSGFENAARVNRRLLFERFGRITTRHLEHTAAPLRVSVLKEMRQEFAEEFIQTSASRFRQKDNISVTNSLYHYYTLLTGRSVQKVGAKVTYVDTTMYSGLKTLEKLLRKRNQDFFCLNDGSFPEVPAQERQERVVGFLEAYFPFPAPWEKETTTG from the coding sequence ATGGAGCTCGCCGTGACCGAAGCCGTCACTCCTGATGTCGTCTTCCATGGCGGCCCCGAGCCGGAGCCCCGTTCCCGCGACGTCCGCGAGGTCTCGTCCTCCGCGGCCGGCGCCCGCTTCGCCAACAGGTCCGACATCACCCACCACCAGGGGCGATACACGCTCATCAACAAGGGCCTCACGCCCCACGAGGCCATGGTGGAGGACCTGCTCTTCGTCCGCGAGGTCCTCGAGTCCGCAGGCCTGCGCTACATGCTCGTCCGGGGAAATGACGCGCGGCCCGTCGTCGCCATCGATTGGGCAGACCGCAAGCGCCTCCGGGAGGCGCTCGTCGCCGCATGCCAGACGGAGCCGTTCTATGCGATGGCCGTGGACTCGAAGAAGAGCGAGGCGGTCCTCGTCTCAGACGGAAAGATCTCCCCCTCGAAGAGCTCCCGCATGATCCGGCTGTACCGCCCGCGGCTCGACCCGGCTGGCGGCCTGAGCTACGGCCAGGGCACCGGCGTGCAGATCGAACTGTGGCGCTGGGAGGGGCAGGAGCTGCACCTGCCGATCGAGAACTCCGTGACGCGCCGTCGCCTGCCCGCGGAGGAGGCCGTGCGAGGGACGGTCGAGCGCTTCGGCCACACCTGGCCCACCATCGAGAACATGTTCGCGGACCATGCGACGGACATCCGGTTCGAGATCGACGTCGTCTTCTCCTGGGTGGACGGCAACAACAAGGACTTCCAGCGGTACCGCGCCTCCTTCATGGAGAACGCCGTGGTGGGCGAGGGCGACGACGCCGAGGCCCGCTTCCGCCAGATCAACGAGCTCAAGTATGCGCTGCGGTCGATCCACATGTTCGCCCCCTGGGTGCGGCGCATCTACATCTGCACGGACTCCCCGGTGCCGGCGTGGCTCAACGAGGAGCACGAGCAGATCCGGATCGTCCGTGCCGCCGACCACTTCGAGGACACATCCGTCCTGCCCGTCTTCAACTCGCAGGCCATCGAGGCGCAGCTGCAGAACATCGAGGGGCTCTCCGAGCACTTCCTCTACTCGAACGACGACATGTTCCTCGGCCGACCGCTCGGCCCGGACATGTTCTTCTCGCCGGGCGGGATCACGAAGTTCATCGAGGCCGACACGCGCATCGGCCTTGGCGACAACCACCTCGACCGCTCCGGGTTCGAGAACGCGGCGCGTGTGAACCGCCGCCTCCTCTTCGAGCGCTTCGGCCGCATCACGACCCGCCACCTCGAGCACACGGCTGCTCCCCTGCGCGTCTCTGTCCTCAAGGAGATGCGCCAGGAATTCGCCGAGGAGTTCATTCAGACGTCCGCGAGCCGATTCCGGCAGAAGGACAACATTTCGGTCACCAATTCGCTGTACCACTACTACACCCTGCTCACCGGCAGGTCTGTGCAGAAGGTCGGCGCCAAGGTCACCTACGTGGATACGACCATGTATTCCGGCCTGAAGACCCTCGAGAAGCTCTTGCGGAAGCGCAACCAGGACTTCTTCTGCCTCAACGACGGCAGCTTCCCGGAGGTGCCGGCTCAGGAGCGCCAGGAGCGCGTGGTCGGCTTCCTCGAGGCGTACTTCCCGTTCCCCGCCCCGTGGGAGAAGGAGACGACGACGGGCTGA
- a CDS encoding phosphodiesterase, which translates to MSDTHFTGSGPLYGGVDADEAFERMLDSILESGQRASAMIFTGDLADLGEPAAYQRLRRMVEPVAEKIGARLIWAMGNHDTRSAMREYLRGEEPSEDPVDEVYDVDGLRVVVLDTTVPGHHHGQLDPSQLDWLRGVLSEPAPRGTIIAMHHPPIPVIQPLAQLVELRGQREFADAVRGTDVRSILAGHLHYSSAATCAGIPVSVASSTCYTQDLLAEVDADGVRATRGRDAAQTFNLVHVYDETIVHTVVPAAGGLEVGEPVDSATVVSRLAAAGLVQRD; encoded by the coding sequence GTGAGCGATACCCACTTCACGGGCTCAGGCCCGCTCTACGGGGGTGTGGACGCGGACGAGGCCTTCGAGCGGATGCTCGATTCCATCCTTGAGAGCGGGCAGCGCGCATCCGCCATGATCTTCACCGGGGACTTGGCAGACCTCGGCGAGCCTGCCGCGTACCAGAGGCTCCGCCGCATGGTTGAGCCCGTGGCCGAGAAGATCGGGGCTCGTCTCATCTGGGCCATGGGCAACCACGACACCCGCTCCGCGATGCGCGAATACCTCCGCGGCGAAGAGCCGAGCGAGGACCCCGTGGACGAGGTCTACGACGTCGATGGCCTCCGCGTCGTTGTCCTCGACACCACCGTCCCGGGCCACCACCACGGACAGCTCGATCCGTCCCAGTTGGACTGGCTCCGCGGGGTCCTGAGCGAGCCGGCGCCCCGGGGCACGATCATCGCCATGCACCACCCGCCTATCCCGGTCATCCAGCCCCTCGCCCAGCTCGTGGAGCTGCGAGGTCAACGGGAGTTCGCGGACGCCGTCCGGGGCACGGATGTGCGGTCCATCCTCGCCGGGCACTTGCACTACTCGTCGGCCGCGACCTGCGCAGGGATCCCCGTCTCCGTGGCGTCATCCACGTGCTACACGCAGGATCTGCTGGCCGAGGTGGACGCGGACGGTGTCCGTGCCACGCGCGGGCGAGACGCGGCCCAGACGTTCAACCTCGTTCACGTCTACGACGAGACCATCGTCCACACGGTGGTGCCCGCCGCCGGCGGCCTCGAGGTCGGCGAGCCCGTGGACAGCGCCACCGTGGTGAGCCGCCTGGCCGCAGCCGGGCTGGTCCAGCGCGACTGA
- a CDS encoding CsbD family protein, with protein sequence MGLGDKISNAAEDLKGKAKETAGKVTDNEQLQAEGQGDQLAAGAKKVGEDVKDTFK encoded by the coding sequence ATGGGACTTGGAGACAAGATCAGCAACGCGGCTGAGGACCTCAAGGGCAAGGCCAAGGAGACCGCTGGCAAGGTGACCGACAACGAGCAGCTTCAGGCCGAGGGCCAGGGCGACCAGCTCGCCGCCGGCGCCAAGAAGGTCGGCGAAGACGTGAAGGACACCTTCAAGTAA
- a CDS encoding metal-dependent hydrolase: MALGPSRSLNVSTPPDRMESPGRAPVRGFGARRFGRGEAGTEAMMGGHHAASGAALWVGLTSTTLGAGLMPLDPAGVATGSLVCAGAALLPDLDHRRATLTRALPPISSVGARVVEAAAGGHRQGTHSLAGIAVAVIFAVLAGRTPWVPVLASLLLGSLAFTALKIVPGPKTGWLVGIAVALAVAAAGPGGEAWFPWAIGLGVAAHVLGDALTRGGVALLWPVSGRRFAVPVLGLTGSLREWLLMTPLSLYATVGLLLSAAQALGLWSGGGGL; this comes from the coding sequence ATGGCGCTGGGCCCATCGCGTTCCCTCAACGTGTCCACCCCTCCTGACAGGATGGAATCTCCTGGACGGGCCCCGGTGAGGGGCTTCGGGGCCAGGCGTTTCGGACGAGGAGAGGCAGGCACGGAAGCAATGATGGGCGGGCACCACGCGGCGAGCGGGGCCGCACTGTGGGTGGGGCTGACGTCCACCACGTTGGGGGCGGGCCTGATGCCCCTTGACCCGGCGGGCGTGGCCACGGGGTCCCTGGTCTGCGCGGGGGCGGCCCTCCTGCCGGACCTCGACCACCGTCGCGCCACTCTGACCCGGGCCCTGCCGCCCATCAGCTCGGTCGGCGCGCGCGTTGTGGAGGCAGCCGCAGGCGGACATCGCCAGGGCACCCACTCGCTCGCAGGCATCGCCGTCGCCGTGATCTTCGCGGTGCTCGCCGGGCGCACCCCGTGGGTGCCGGTGCTCGCCTCGCTGCTCCTCGGATCCCTGGCCTTCACTGCGTTGAAGATCGTCCCGGGCCCCAAGACTGGCTGGCTTGTGGGGATCGCTGTGGCCCTCGCGGTGGCCGCCGCCGGGCCGGGCGGGGAGGCGTGGTTCCCCTGGGCCATCGGGCTCGGGGTTGCCGCCCACGTTCTCGGAGACGCACTGACGCGAGGGGGCGTCGCGCTGCTCTGGCCGGTCTCGGGGCGCCGGTTCGCTGTGCCCGTGCTCGGACTGACCGGCTCACTCCGGGAGTGGCTCCTCATGACGCCCCTGTCCCTCTACGCCACGGTGGGGCTTCTGCTCTCCGCGGCGCAGGCGCTGGGTCTGTGGTCGGGCGGGGGCGGGTTGTAG
- a CDS encoding glycosyltransferase family 2 protein: protein MLPNLSVVVPVYNEEEVLPLLVERLKPALDAINTSYEVVFVDDGSADQSPALLQRIAREWENARIIRLRANAGHQAAITAGLARSRGEWVATIDADLQDPPEVIGEMLETALREKVDVVYGVRTDRSTDTYFKRTTAEGFYRLMARMGAKGAMNAGDFRLISRATVEAVLALPEHGRVLRLVIPALGFPSAEVGYKREVRAAGDSKYPLSKMLKLTLDAVTGLSHAPLRLATWMAGIGFVVAFGVGIYALVAKATGDPSSGWASTVCIMAALAALQLLCLGILGEYVGRMYLAMQARPSHYVAYDSLEQPLPRGDERQDEPQPAPHSSTPLAP, encoded by the coding sequence ATGCTCCCGAATCTTTCCGTCGTCGTACCGGTGTACAACGAAGAAGAAGTCCTTCCGCTCCTTGTCGAGCGTCTGAAGCCGGCCCTCGACGCCATCAACACGAGCTATGAAGTGGTCTTCGTGGACGACGGCTCCGCAGACCAGAGCCCCGCGCTCCTTCAGCGGATTGCCCGCGAGTGGGAGAACGCGCGCATCATCCGCCTGCGGGCCAATGCGGGCCACCAGGCGGCCATCACGGCGGGCCTGGCGCGCTCCCGCGGCGAGTGGGTCGCGACCATCGACGCCGACCTCCAGGACCCGCCCGAGGTCATCGGCGAGATGCTCGAGACCGCCCTCCGGGAGAAGGTGGACGTCGTCTACGGCGTGCGGACCGACCGCTCCACCGACACCTATTTCAAGCGCACCACGGCCGAGGGCTTCTACCGGCTCATGGCGCGCATGGGCGCCAAGGGGGCCATGAACGCCGGCGACTTCCGTCTCATCAGCCGCGCCACCGTGGAGGCCGTGCTGGCCCTGCCGGAGCACGGCCGCGTCCTGCGCCTCGTCATCCCCGCCCTGGGCTTCCCCTCGGCAGAGGTCGGCTACAAGCGGGAGGTCCGCGCCGCCGGGGACTCCAAGTACCCCCTGTCCAAGATGCTCAAGCTGACGCTCGACGCCGTCACGGGCCTGTCCCACGCGCCGCTTCGCCTGGCGACCTGGATGGCGGGAATCGGTTTCGTCGTCGCCTTTGGCGTGGGCATCTACGCCCTGGTTGCGAAGGCCACCGGGGACCCGAGCAGCGGCTGGGCCTCGACGGTCTGCATCATGGCCGCCCTCGCCGCGCTCCAGCTCCTGTGCCTCGGCATCCTGGGCGAGTACGTGGGGCGGATGTACCTCGCCATGCAGGCGCGCCCCAGCCATTACGTGGCCTATGACAGCCTCGAGCAGCCGCTTCCGCGGGGGGACGAGCGCCAGGACGAGCCTCAGCCCGCGCCGCACTCCAGCACGCCGCTCGCCCCGTGA
- a CDS encoding GtrA family protein: MTSSPASGRLAGLRQNQFIRFAMTGVANTAIYYVLYLLLLLVAPYLVAHVVAWVSGMVFSFFANCVFTFKVRPTWGRFLAFLGAPLMTLALSSVLSWLFVDVWGVSDVVGPLLASLVSMPVSFLATKLLLTNSRHDRATPVV, from the coding sequence GTGACGTCCTCGCCGGCCTCCGGGCGCCTCGCAGGGCTGCGGCAGAACCAGTTCATCCGCTTCGCGATGACGGGCGTCGCCAACACCGCGATCTATTACGTCCTCTACCTCCTGCTGCTTCTCGTGGCGCCGTACCTTGTGGCGCATGTCGTGGCGTGGGTTTCCGGGATGGTCTTCTCGTTCTTCGCCAACTGTGTGTTCACGTTCAAGGTGCGCCCCACGTGGGGCCGGTTCCTCGCCTTCTTGGGCGCGCCCCTCATGACTCTCGCCTTGTCCTCGGTGCTCTCCTGGCTTTTCGTGGACGTGTGGGGAGTGTCCGACGTCGTTGGGCCGCTGCTCGCGAGCCTCGTCTCGATGCCGGTGTCGTTCCTGGCCACGAAGCTCCTCCTGACGAACTCCCGGCACGACCGCGCCACCCCCGTGGTCTAG